The following are encoded in a window of Aminivibrio sp. genomic DNA:
- a CDS encoding Fur family transcriptional regulator yields the protein MRSVDKIAASLREKGLKLTPQRRLIIEILSRDRSHPTVDEVYRQVVSIMPEVSRTTVYNTIREMASLGEIAEVQDLSDGGIRYDTCAVSHNHFFCLSCRSLIDVDVNLPGAESYSGALEGFQVLKQQLTLYGLCPDCRDKGLPPPGKGTGKRALKKF from the coding sequence ATGCGATCCGTGGACAAAATAGCGGCCAGTCTGCGGGAGAAGGGGCTCAAGCTTACTCCCCAGCGTCGCCTGATTATTGAGATTCTCTCCAGGGACAGGAGCCATCCCACGGTGGATGAAGTATACCGCCAGGTGGTGTCCATCATGCCCGAAGTCTCGCGGACGACGGTCTACAACACCATTCGTGAGATGGCCTCCCTGGGAGAGATCGCGGAAGTGCAGGATCTCAGCGACGGCGGAATCCGGTACGATACCTGCGCGGTTTCCCACAATCATTTCTTCTGCCTTTCATGCCGTTCCCTGATCGACGTTGATGTGAATCTCCCCGGGGCGGAGTCGTACTCCGGCGCGCTGGAGGGGTTTCAGGTGCTGAAGCAGCAGCTCACCCTCTACGGCCTCTGCCCCGACTGCAGGGACAAGGGGCTTCCCCCGCCGGGAAAGGGAACAGGCAAAAGAGCCCTGAAGAAATTCTGA
- a CDS encoding NAD(P)-dependent oxidoreductase, with protein sequence MKPERGKTVVGFVGLGVMGHSMAGHIMRGGYELLVYNRSKEKALDLLTQGAVWKDDVHSLAEKSDVIITMVGFPADVEEVYLGEKGLLAGARPGTVLIDMTTSSPGLAARIAAAGAEKGVPVLDAPVSGGDRGAREGTLSIMVGGDEAVFNDMMPLFSLLGKNIVFQGGPGSGQHTKMANQIAIASNMMGVCEALAYSKKAGLDPEKVLSSISGGAAGSWSLSNLAPRILAGDFAPGFFVKHFIKDMKIALEEAERMGLDAAGLKKAFEQYGKVAARGLENEGTQALYKLYVE encoded by the coding sequence ATGAAACCCGAAAGGGGAAAAACGGTCGTCGGATTCGTAGGTCTCGGAGTCATGGGGCACAGCATGGCGGGGCACATCATGAGGGGCGGTTACGAGCTGCTCGTCTACAACAGGTCGAAAGAGAAGGCCCTGGACCTGCTGACCCAGGGGGCCGTGTGGAAGGACGACGTCCATTCCCTGGCGGAGAAGAGCGATGTGATCATCACCATGGTGGGATTTCCCGCCGACGTGGAGGAGGTCTATCTCGGGGAAAAGGGGCTCCTTGCGGGGGCCCGGCCCGGAACGGTGCTCATCGACATGACCACCTCGAGCCCGGGCCTGGCGGCCCGCATCGCCGCTGCGGGAGCCGAAAAAGGGGTTCCTGTCCTCGATGCCCCCGTGTCGGGGGGCGACAGGGGGGCCCGGGAGGGGACCCTGTCCATCATGGTGGGCGGAGACGAAGCTGTTTTCAATGACATGATGCCCCTTTTCTCCCTTCTGGGAAAGAATATCGTCTTCCAGGGCGGACCGGGCAGCGGACAGCACACCAAGATGGCCAACCAGATCGCCATCGCTTCCAACATGATGGGGGTCTGCGAGGCTCTGGCCTACTCGAAGAAAGCCGGCCTCGACCCGGAAAAAGTGCTGTCGAGCATCTCCGGCGGCGCTGCGGGAAGCTGGTCCCTCTCCAATCTTGCCCCCAGGATCCTGGCGGGCGATTTTGCTCCCGGCTTTTTCGTGAAGCATTTCATAAAAGACATGAAGATAGCGCTCGAGGAGGCGGAGCGCATGGGACTGGACGCCGCCGGACTGAAGAAGGCTTTCGAGCAGTACGGGAAAGTCGCCGCCCGGGGCCTGGAAAACGAGGGCACCCAGGCACTCTACAAGCTCTACGTCGAATAA
- a CDS encoding histone deacetylase family protein — MFRIRRIFDDLSPANEKALVRIGEILKEQFPDARPGEAESIPEKLRNQLKYGFQTILFAAEKGAGKVYGFALALYDPLLKFTFLDYIAVPGAEAGGGIGGVLYERVRKEALDLGCCGLFFECLPDDPELSRDEEIRQQNAARLRFYERYGAVPVVGTKYETPLGPGEDNPPYLVFDGLGRGEPLRREKARLIVAAILGKKYGDLCPPEYIRMVMDSFRDDPVKLRPLKYVTAPKRTAVAAALPEGERIALFVNRDHAIHHVRERGYVESPVRVEAILREILPSGLFTEKKARHFGERHVLKVHSAVFFSYLRKVCMSMPEGESVYPYVFPVRNAARPPQDLSVRAGYFCMDTFTPLNKNAFLAALGALDCALSGAQALAEGRHLAYALVRPPGHHAERRLFGGFCYLNSAAAAAEYLSAFGRVAMLDVDYHHGNGQQDIFYRRSDVLTVSLHGHPRFAYPYFSGFEDEKGEGEGRGFNLNLPLPEHLSGQEYLDALRRVSRRISDHGARFLVVPFGGDTCKKDPTGTWSLVARDFENNGRLIGGLGLPVLAVQEGGYNTRLLGENVRAFFKGLFEASRSAGARLWSPASRDKRPARRE; from the coding sequence ATGTTCCGGATCCGGAGGATTTTCGATGATCTTTCCCCGGCAAACGAAAAGGCTCTCGTCCGCATCGGGGAGATCCTGAAGGAGCAATTTCCGGACGCCCGTCCCGGCGAGGCTGAATCCATTCCAGAGAAGCTGCGGAACCAGCTCAAGTACGGCTTCCAGACCATTCTCTTTGCCGCGGAGAAGGGGGCGGGGAAGGTCTACGGTTTTGCCCTGGCCCTCTACGATCCGTTATTGAAGTTCACCTTTCTGGACTATATCGCCGTTCCGGGGGCCGAAGCGGGCGGAGGCATTGGAGGCGTACTCTACGAGAGGGTGCGGAAGGAAGCCCTGGACCTCGGGTGTTGCGGGCTTTTCTTCGAATGCCTTCCCGACGACCCCGAACTCAGCCGCGATGAGGAAATCCGGCAGCAGAACGCAGCCCGGCTGCGCTTCTATGAGCGGTACGGCGCCGTCCCCGTGGTGGGAACGAAGTACGAGACTCCCCTGGGGCCTGGAGAGGACAATCCGCCCTACCTGGTCTTCGACGGCCTGGGAAGAGGGGAGCCCCTGAGGAGGGAAAAGGCCCGGCTCATCGTGGCCGCCATCCTGGGGAAGAAATACGGAGATCTCTGCCCGCCGGAGTATATCCGCATGGTCATGGACTCCTTTCGGGACGACCCGGTGAAGCTCCGCCCCCTGAAGTACGTGACCGCCCCGAAACGGACCGCCGTGGCCGCGGCCCTTCCCGAAGGCGAGCGGATAGCCCTCTTCGTCAACCGTGACCACGCCATTCACCACGTCAGGGAAAGGGGATACGTGGAGTCTCCCGTCCGGGTGGAGGCCATCCTCCGGGAGATCCTTCCCTCGGGGCTCTTCACGGAAAAGAAGGCCCGTCATTTCGGCGAGCGGCACGTGCTGAAGGTCCACAGCGCCGTCTTCTTCTCCTACCTCAGAAAGGTCTGCATGTCCATGCCGGAGGGGGAGTCCGTCTACCCCTATGTCTTCCCCGTGCGGAACGCGGCCAGGCCTCCCCAGGACCTCTCCGTCCGGGCAGGGTACTTCTGCATGGACACCTTTACCCCTTTGAACAAGAATGCCTTCCTTGCCGCCCTGGGAGCGCTGGACTGCGCCCTGTCGGGCGCCCAGGCCCTTGCGGAAGGACGGCACCTGGCCTACGCCCTGGTGAGACCCCCCGGGCACCACGCCGAGCGGCGTCTCTTCGGCGGCTTCTGCTACCTGAACAGCGCGGCCGCCGCCGCCGAGTACCTCTCGGCCTTCGGCAGGGTGGCCATGCTCGACGTGGACTACCACCACGGCAACGGCCAGCAGGACATCTTCTACCGGCGGAGCGACGTCCTCACCGTCTCCCTCCACGGGCACCCCCGGTTCGCCTACCCCTATTTCTCCGGCTTCGAGGACGAAAAAGGGGAAGGAGAAGGCCGGGGTTTCAACCTCAACCTTCCCCTTCCCGAGCATCTTTCGGGGCAAGAATACCTAGACGCCCTCAGGAGGGTATCGAGAAGAATTTCGGACCATGGAGCCCGTTTTCTCGTCGTTCCCTTCGGCGGGGACACCTGCAAAAAAGATCCCACGGGAACCTGGAGCCTCGTCGCCAGGGACTTCGAAAACAACGGAAGACTGATCGGCGGCCTGGGCCTTCCCGTCCTCGCGGTCCAGGAGGGAGGCTACAATACCCGTCTCCTGGGGGAGAACGTCCGGGCCTTCTTCAAGGGGCTCTTCGAGGCTTCCCGCTCAGCCGGAGCTAGGCTATGGTCACCTGCTTCTCGAGATAAACGTCCTGCACGGCGTGAATGA
- a CDS encoding pyridoxamine 5'-phosphate oxidase family protein, with amino-acid sequence MGHPVRRKDREITDRAEIYEILDGAFTGHLALCSGGEPYVVPLCFGVMDGAVYFHCAREGRKLDIIARNPRGCFQAQCDEDLVRSAERACGWGMLYKSVMISGPVTMVEDEREKAAALLVIMKKYAGEDFSHEFSSAECASVTVLRLDPEELSGKARRPV; translated from the coding sequence ATGGGCCATCCGGTACGCAGAAAAGACAGGGAGATCACTGACAGGGCTGAAATCTATGAAATACTTGACGGGGCGTTCACCGGGCATCTCGCCCTCTGCAGCGGCGGGGAGCCCTACGTGGTTCCCCTCTGTTTCGGAGTAATGGACGGCGCCGTCTATTTCCACTGCGCCCGGGAGGGACGAAAGCTCGACATCATCGCGCGGAATCCCCGGGGCTGCTTCCAGGCGCAGTGCGACGAGGACCTTGTGCGGTCCGCGGAGCGGGCCTGCGGGTGGGGGATGCTCTACAAAAGCGTCATGATATCGGGACCGGTAACGATGGTGGAGGACGAGAGGGAGAAGGCCGCCGCCCTCCTGGTGATCATGAAAAAATACGCGGGGGAGGACTTTTCCCATGAATTCTCCTCCGCGGAATGCGCCTCCGTGACGGTGCTCCGCCTCGATCCCGAGGAGCTTTCGGGCAAGGCCAGGCGTCCCGTGTAG
- a CDS encoding class I fructose-bisphosphate aldolase encodes MNTLERIEQLLGDKAEYLLGHTCKTIGREMLILPGPDFVDRVTALSDRSIPVMRSMQTLFGSGRLAGTGYLSILPVDQGIEHSAGASFAPNPIYFDPENIVKLAIEAGCNAVASTLGVLSSVARKYAHKIPFVLKINHNELLSYPNKYDQILFASVEQARDMGAAAVGATIYFGSDESSRQIQEISTAFEIAHNLGMATILWCYLRNNAFKTAEKDYHVAADLTGQANHLGVTIGADIIKQKLPENNGGFTALKFGKTAKAVYEKLSSDHPIDLTRYQVANCYMGRAGLINSGGASGTNDLAEAVKTAVINKRAGGMGLILGRKAFQRPMKEGVEIIHAVQDVYLEKQVTIA; translated from the coding sequence ATGAACACTCTGGAAAGGATCGAGCAACTGCTTGGAGACAAGGCGGAGTACCTGCTCGGACACACATGCAAAACCATAGGTCGGGAAATGCTCATCCTCCCGGGACCTGATTTTGTGGACAGGGTGACGGCGCTCTCCGACCGCTCCATTCCGGTAATGCGGTCCATGCAAACCCTCTTCGGCAGCGGAAGGCTGGCCGGAACGGGATACCTCTCCATCCTCCCCGTGGACCAGGGAATCGAACACTCCGCCGGAGCCAGCTTCGCTCCCAACCCCATCTATTTCGACCCCGAGAACATCGTGAAGCTCGCCATTGAGGCCGGATGCAACGCCGTGGCCAGCACCCTGGGCGTTCTCTCGTCGGTGGCCAGGAAATACGCCCACAAAATCCCCTTCGTGTTGAAGATCAACCACAACGAGCTGCTCTCCTACCCCAACAAGTACGACCAGATCCTCTTCGCCTCAGTGGAACAGGCCCGGGACATGGGAGCCGCCGCCGTGGGCGCCACCATCTATTTCGGCAGCGACGAGTCCTCCCGGCAGATCCAGGAGATCAGCACCGCCTTCGAGATCGCCCACAACCTGGGCATGGCCACGATCCTGTGGTGCTACCTGAGAAACAACGCCTTCAAGACGGCGGAGAAGGACTACCACGTGGCCGCCGACCTCACGGGGCAGGCGAACCACCTCGGCGTAACCATCGGCGCCGACATCATCAAGCAGAAGCTCCCCGAGAACAATGGGGGATTCACCGCCCTGAAGTTCGGCAAGACGGCGAAGGCGGTCTACGAAAAACTCTCCAGCGACCATCCCATCGACCTGACCCGGTACCAGGTGGCGAACTGCTATATGGGCAGGGCAGGACTGATCAACTCCGGCGGCGCCTCCGGAACCAACGACCTTGCCGAAGCCGTGAAGACCGCGGTGATCAACAAGAGGGCCGGCGGCATGGGCCTCATCCTCGGCCGCAAGGCCTTCCAGCGCCCCATGAAGGAGGGCGTGGAAATCATTCACGCCGTGCAGGACGTTTATCTCGAGAAGCAGGTGACCATAGCCTAG
- a CDS encoding polysaccharide deacetylase family protein yields MPLPPEEIAGKYRNASPVQWGEHVSGTASRIASEGKEVALTFDACGGKKGSAMDRELLDFLRRERIPATFFLSGPWLEKNRETTRELGADPLFEIGNHGAEHRPLSVTGRSAYGIPGTESVSGAAREVEDNARFLEEITGRRPRYFRSGTNHYDEVAVRVAADLGHTSVSHSHNGDGGASYSKKKIADGLLSLRGGEIVLFHMNRPEGQTAEGLKEALPLLRKKGFRFVKLGDRPLVFEDGTSGPSAGKASSGPYGIIRGDSAFFTRRKGCQRRTEMMPWIQSCSKDGGTISPSGSPLKNLPRRQKAI; encoded by the coding sequence ATGCCCCTTCCGCCGGAGGAGATCGCAGGAAAGTACCGGAACGCATCCCCCGTCCAGTGGGGGGAGCATGTTTCCGGGACAGCCTCGAGGATCGCCTCCGAAGGGAAGGAGGTGGCCCTCACATTCGACGCCTGCGGGGGAAAGAAGGGATCGGCCATGGACCGGGAACTCCTGGATTTTCTGAGGCGTGAGCGCATTCCGGCCACCTTCTTCCTGAGCGGGCCGTGGCTTGAGAAGAACAGGGAGACCACCCGGGAGCTGGGGGCGGATCCGCTGTTCGAGATCGGCAACCACGGAGCGGAGCACCGTCCCCTCTCCGTCACGGGACGGTCCGCCTACGGGATTCCCGGAACGGAATCCGTCTCCGGGGCGGCCCGGGAAGTGGAGGACAATGCCAGGTTCCTGGAGGAGATCACAGGGCGGAGGCCCCGGTATTTCCGCTCCGGCACGAACCACTACGACGAGGTGGCCGTGAGGGTGGCGGCGGACCTGGGGCATACATCGGTGAGCCATTCCCATAACGGGGACGGCGGAGCTTCCTATTCAAAAAAGAAGATCGCGGACGGCCTGCTCTCCCTCCGGGGAGGGGAGATTGTCCTGTTCCACATGAACCGGCCCGAAGGCCAGACTGCGGAGGGGCTGAAAGAAGCCCTGCCTCTTCTCCGGAAGAAGGGATTCCGTTTCGTGAAGCTCGGGGATCGCCCTCTCGTTTTCGAGGACGGCACCTCAGGCCCCTCAGCCGGAAAGGCATCCTCCGGACCGTATGGTATCATACGGGGGGATTCCGCTTTTTTTACCCGGCGGAAGGGATGTCAGCGCCGGACGGAGATGATGCCATGGATACAGTCATGTTCGAAAGATGGAGGGACTATCAGCCCCTCCGGGAGTCCGTTGAAAAATTTACCGCGACGGCAAAAAGCTATCTGA